From Bradyrhizobium sp. AZCC 1610:
AACAGGATGATGACGATCAGGAGGATCAGCGGCACTGCGGCGCGGTATTGCGTCGACACATAGGCAGCAGCCAGATTGTCGACCACGCCGATCAGGAGCCCACCGGCGATGGCGCCGCGCACCTGGTTGAAGCCGCCGACAATCGCCGCGATGAACGCCGCCTGCCCCAGCACTTCGCCGGAGGAGAATTTCGCCAGATAGATCGGGGTGATCAGCAGCGAGGCCAGCGCCACCAGAAGCGCATTGATCAGAAAGGTCAGCAGGATCATGCGTTCGACTGGCACGCCGATGATGCGGGCGACCGTCGGGTTCTGTGCGGTCGCCTGCATCTGATGGCCGACCGACGTGCGGTTCAGCAGCGCCGTCAGGCCGATCACCACCGCGATCGCAAGCGCGAGCACGCCGAGGCTTTGCAACGACACCACCCGGCCGAGGATCGACACATCACCGGCGGGCACGATGGACGGAAATGGCGACGCCTCCGCGCTGAAGAACTGCTTCACCGCTTCCTTCATGCCGATCGCCAGCGCCATGGTCGCGATCGCCAGCGGCAGCACGCCGTGCCGCAGCATCGGGTCGACCAGCAGCAGCTTGAAGCCGAGCCCGAGCAGCAGCAGCGACAGCAGGATGCCGATGATAATCGCGAGCCAGAACGGCGCGCCCGCATGCATCACCGCCAGCATCAGGAACGCCGGCAACATCACGAATTCGCCTTGCGCGAAATTGATGGTTTGTGACGTCTGCCACAGCAGCGTGAAACCGACCGCGACCAAGGCATAGATCGCCCCGGTCGCAAGGCCTGCCACGAGCAGATCGAGCAGATTGGACATGCTTCTCCCTCACCGTCGCACGCGGACGATATCAATGCTGTTTCGCAATGCCTGATCGCGACGGGGGCGCGTTCTTCCGCGCGCCACCCGTGCCGTGGCTCAGTTCAGTTTCGGCAGCACCTGCTTGACGACCTGCTTGCCGTCGACGATCTCGACCAGGAACCCCTGGCGATCGATGTCGCCCTTCTCATCGAAAGTCGCATCCATC
This genomic window contains:
- a CDS encoding branched-chain amino acid ABC transporter permease is translated as MSNLLDLLVAGLATGAIYALVAVGFTLLWQTSQTINFAQGEFVMLPAFLMLAVMHAGAPFWLAIIIGILLSLLLLGLGFKLLLVDPMLRHGVLPLAIATMALAIGMKEAVKQFFSAEASPFPSIVPAGDVSILGRVVSLQSLGVLALAIAVVIGLTALLNRTSVGHQMQATAQNPTVARIIGVPVERMILLTFLINALLVALASLLITPIYLAKFSSGEVLGQAAFIAAIVGGFNQVRGAIAGGLLIGVVDNLAAAYVSTQYRAAVPLILLIVIILFRPQGLLGRPEERTV